The following proteins are encoded in a genomic region of Neomicrococcus aestuarii:
- the ilvC gene encoding ketol-acid reductoisomerase, whose product MTELFYDDDADLSIIQGRKVAVIGYGSQGHAHSLNLRDSGVDVRVGLKEGSKSIAKAEAAGLRVVSVAQAAEEADVIMILTPDQVQAKVYAAEIADKLEEGNAIFFGHGFNIRFGFIQPPANVDVALVAPKAPGHTVRREFEAGRGIPDLIAVEQDYTGKAKDLALSYAKAIGGTRAGVIETTFTEETETDLFGEQAVLCGGTSQLVQYGFEVLTEAGYKPEIAYFEVLHELKLIVDLMWEGGIAKQRWSVSDTAEYGDYVSGPRVITPEVKENMKAVLADIQSGAFAQRFMDDQANGAKEFLELRKKGEDHPIESTGRELRKMFSWVAADDDYTDGSVAR is encoded by the coding sequence GTGACTGAACTGTTCTACGACGACGACGCTGATCTCTCAATCATCCAGGGCCGCAAGGTTGCTGTCATTGGTTACGGCTCCCAGGGCCACGCTCACTCCCTGAACTTGCGCGATTCCGGCGTTGACGTCCGCGTTGGCCTCAAGGAAGGCTCCAAGTCCATCGCAAAGGCTGAGGCTGCTGGCCTCCGCGTCGTTTCCGTGGCTCAGGCTGCTGAAGAAGCTGACGTGATCATGATCCTCACCCCAGACCAGGTTCAGGCCAAGGTCTACGCGGCAGAGATCGCTGACAAGCTTGAAGAAGGCAACGCCATCTTCTTCGGTCACGGCTTCAACATCCGCTTCGGCTTCATCCAGCCACCAGCCAACGTTGACGTTGCCTTGGTTGCTCCTAAGGCTCCAGGCCACACCGTGCGCCGCGAGTTCGAAGCTGGCCGTGGTATCCCTGACTTGATCGCTGTTGAGCAGGACTACACCGGTAAGGCCAAGGATCTTGCACTTTCCTACGCCAAGGCTATTGGTGGAACCCGTGCAGGCGTCATCGAGACCACCTTCACGGAAGAGACCGAAACGGACCTCTTCGGCGAGCAGGCTGTTCTTTGTGGCGGTACCTCCCAGCTGGTTCAGTACGGCTTCGAGGTTCTGACCGAAGCTGGCTACAAGCCAGAAATCGCCTACTTCGAGGTGCTTCACGAGCTCAAGCTCATCGTTGACCTCATGTGGGAAGGCGGCATCGCCAAGCAGCGTTGGTCCGTTTCTGACACCGCTGAGTACGGCGACTACGTTTCCGGCCCACGCGTCATCACCCCTGAGGTCAAGGAGAACATGAAGGCTGTTCTTGCTGACATTCAGTCCGGTGCCTTTGCACAGCGCTTCATGGATGACCAGGCCAACGGCGCCAAGGAATTCCTTGAGCTCCGCAAGAAGGGCGAGGATCACCCGATCGAGTCCACCGGCCGCGAGCTGCGCAAGATGTTCAGCTGGGTTGCCGCTGACGACGATTACACCGACGGCTCGGTAGCTCGCTAA
- the ilvN gene encoding acetolactate synthase small subunit, with the protein MARHTLSVLVEDVPGTLTRVAGLFARRAFNINSLAVGPTEIKGVSRMTVVVDAEGDLLEQVTKQLNKLVNVIKVVELAPEASVQRDHILVKVRADSATRLQVTQAADLFRAQVVDVSNDSLVIEATGGAEKLNALLSVLEPFGVREIVQSGTVAVARGSKSMSDRALRQASA; encoded by the coding sequence ATGGCCCGTCATACCCTGTCTGTCCTCGTGGAGGACGTGCCCGGTACGTTGACCCGCGTTGCTGGCTTGTTTGCCCGACGCGCATTCAACATCAATTCTCTTGCGGTGGGACCCACCGAAATCAAGGGCGTCTCCCGCATGACTGTGGTGGTGGACGCCGAAGGCGATTTGTTGGAGCAGGTTACCAAGCAGCTCAACAAGCTCGTCAACGTCATTAAGGTCGTGGAACTTGCGCCGGAAGCATCCGTGCAGCGTGACCACATCCTCGTGAAGGTGCGCGCTGATTCGGCGACTCGTTTGCAAGTGACGCAAGCGGCCGATCTGTTCCGCGCCCAAGTGGTGGACGTGTCCAACGATTCGCTCGTCATCGAGGCGACCGGTGGGGCAGAGAAGCTCAACGCGCTTCTCTCCGTACTGGAACCATTCGGTGTTCGCGAGATTGTGCAGTCTGGCACCGTTGCGGTGGCACGCGGCTCAAAGTCGATGTCTGACCGAGCTCTTCGTCAAGCGTCTGCGTAA
- the ilvD gene encoding dihydroxy-acid dehydratase yields MTQESTVDIKPRSRTVTDGIHAAPARGMFRAVGMGDEDFSKPQIGIASSWNEITPCNLSLNRLAQGAKEGVHAGGGFPMQFGTISVSDGISMGHEGMHFSLVSREVIADSVETVMEAERLDGSVLLAGCDKSLPGMLMAAARLNLSSVFLYAGSIMPGFAKLEDGTEKEVTLIDAFEAVGACVAGKMSMKDLDAIERAICPGEGACGGMYTANTMACIGEALGMSLPGSAAPPSADRRRDMFARQSGEAVVELLRKGIRARDIMTKEAFENAIAVTMAFGGSTNAVLHLLAIAREAEVDLTLEDFNRIGDKIPHLGDLKPFGRYVMHDVDKIGGVPVIMKALLDAGLLHGDALTVTGKTVAENLAGINPPDPDGKVLRAMDNPIHKTGGITILHGSLVPEGAVVKSAGFDADIFEGTARVFDREQGALKALDNGEIKAGDVVVIRYEGPKGGPGMREMLAITGAIKGAGLGKDVLLLTDGRFSGGTTGLCIGHVAPEAVDGGPIAFVKDGDKIRVDIAARTLDLLVDEAELEARRVGWEPLPARYTKGVLAKYAKLVNSASKGAYTG; encoded by the coding sequence ATGACGCAGGAATCCACAGTAGATATCAAGCCTCGTAGTCGTACTGTTACGGACGGCATTCACGCGGCTCCGGCACGCGGAATGTTCCGCGCCGTGGGCATGGGCGACGAGGATTTTTCGAAGCCCCAGATCGGCATTGCGAGCTCTTGGAATGAGATCACGCCGTGTAACTTGTCCCTCAACCGTTTGGCCCAGGGCGCTAAGGAAGGCGTCCACGCTGGTGGCGGTTTCCCGATGCAGTTCGGAACCATTTCCGTATCCGATGGCATTTCCATGGGCCACGAAGGTATGCACTTCTCGCTGGTCTCTCGCGAAGTCATTGCTGACTCTGTAGAAACCGTCATGGAGGCCGAGCGCCTCGACGGCTCCGTCCTCTTGGCTGGTTGCGATAAGTCCCTCCCGGGCATGCTGATGGCAGCTGCTCGCCTCAACCTCTCCTCGGTGTTCTTGTACGCCGGATCCATCATGCCGGGCTTCGCCAAGCTTGAAGATGGCACGGAAAAAGAAGTGACCCTCATTGACGCTTTCGAAGCCGTTGGCGCATGCGTCGCCGGCAAGATGAGCATGAAGGACCTCGATGCCATTGAGCGCGCCATCTGCCCAGGCGAAGGCGCTTGTGGCGGCATGTACACGGCTAACACCATGGCGTGCATCGGTGAAGCTCTTGGCATGTCTTTGCCAGGCTCCGCCGCCCCACCATCGGCAGACCGCCGCCGCGACATGTTCGCTCGCCAGTCCGGCGAAGCCGTGGTGGAGTTGCTCCGCAAGGGCATCCGGGCTCGTGACATCATGACTAAGGAAGCTTTCGAGAACGCCATCGCCGTCACCATGGCCTTCGGTGGTTCCACGAACGCTGTTCTTCACTTGCTCGCGATTGCTCGTGAAGCAGAGGTTGATCTGACCCTCGAGGACTTTAACCGTATTGGCGACAAGATCCCGCACTTGGGTGACCTCAAGCCGTTCGGCCGCTACGTCATGCATGACGTGGACAAGATCGGCGGTGTTCCCGTGATCATGAAGGCGCTGCTCGATGCAGGCCTGCTCCACGGCGATGCGCTCACCGTGACCGGCAAGACTGTTGCCGAGAACCTCGCGGGCATCAACCCACCAGATCCTGATGGCAAGGTGCTCCGTGCGATGGATAACCCCATCCACAAGACCGGTGGCATCACCATCCTTCACGGCTCCTTGGTGCCTGAAGGAGCTGTGGTGAAGTCTGCTGGCTTCGACGCGGACATCTTCGAAGGCACCGCCCGCGTGTTTGACCGCGAGCAGGGCGCGCTGAAGGCACTCGACAACGGCGAAATAAAGGCCGGCGACGTCGTAGTCATCCGCTACGAAGGCCCTAAGGGCGGACCGGGCATGCGCGAAATGCTCGCCATCACCGGCGCCATCAAGGGTGCTGGCTTGGGCAAGGACGTTCTTTTGCTCACCGATGGTCGCTTCTCCGGCGGAACCACCGGCTTGTGCATCGGTCACGTTGCTCCGGAAGCCGTTGACGGCGGTCCTATCGCTTTCGTGAAGGACGGCGACAAGATCCGCGTTGATATCGCGGCTCGTACCCTCGATTTGCTCGTAGACGAAGCTGAGCTAGAGGCCCGCAGGGTGGGCTGGGAGCCGCTTCCGGCTCGTTACACCAAGGGTGTGCTCGCGAAGTACGCCAAGTTGGTGAACTCTGCCAGCAAGGGTGCCTACACCGGCTAA
- the serA gene encoding phosphoglycerate dehydrogenase: MTAKPIVLIAEELSPATVEALGPDFEVRNTNGANRAELLRDIVDVDAILVRSATQLDAEAIAAAKNLKVIARAGVGLDNVDIKAATVAGVMVVNAPTSNIISAAELTVGHIVSLARNIPAANASLKNGEWKRSKYTGTELYEKTAGIIGLGRIGALVAARLQGFEMEIVAYDPYVTPARAQQLGVKLLPLEELLEVSDFITIHMPKTPETVGMLGAEAFKKMKKSAFVINVARGGLVDEAALEEALEAGEIAGAGIDVFVKEPATDVPFLGRENVTVTPHLGASTDEAQEKAGIAVAKSVRLALAGELVPDAVNVAGGVIASEVRPGIPLVEKLGRIFTALATDRVVNVDIEVAGEIASLDVKALELAALKGVFMDVVSDSVSYVNAPLLAEQRGMAHRLVTTSVSEEYRNVLTVSGAQANGAQISVSGTLTGPKQIEKLVAVNGYELEMPLSEHMIVLQYQDRPGVIGSLGSLCGAEDVNIAGMQVSRSKAGEALAVLSVDNGLPEGLLERVRDGIGATVTREINLSE; the protein is encoded by the coding sequence GTGACTGCAAAACCCATCGTTTTGATCGCTGAAGAACTCTCGCCCGCAACCGTCGAAGCTCTCGGCCCAGACTTTGAAGTGCGCAACACCAATGGTGCAAACCGCGCCGAACTGCTTCGCGACATCGTTGATGTTGACGCCATCTTGGTGCGCTCCGCCACGCAGTTAGACGCCGAAGCTATTGCCGCAGCTAAGAACCTCAAGGTCATCGCGCGCGCTGGCGTTGGCTTGGACAACGTTGACATCAAGGCCGCCACTGTGGCCGGCGTGATGGTAGTGAACGCTCCTACCTCAAACATCATTTCCGCAGCCGAGCTCACCGTAGGCCACATTGTGTCCTTGGCGCGCAACATCCCAGCAGCCAACGCGTCGTTGAAGAACGGCGAGTGGAAGCGCTCCAAGTACACCGGTACCGAGCTGTATGAAAAGACCGCAGGCATCATCGGTTTGGGCCGCATCGGCGCCCTCGTCGCCGCCCGCCTTCAGGGCTTCGAAATGGAGATCGTTGCCTACGATCCCTACGTAACCCCTGCTCGCGCACAGCAGCTCGGCGTGAAGCTCTTGCCCCTTGAGGAACTCCTTGAGGTCTCCGACTTCATCACCATCCACATGCCAAAGACGCCGGAGACGGTGGGCATGTTGGGCGCTGAGGCGTTCAAGAAGATGAAGAAGTCCGCGTTCGTTATCAACGTGGCCCGCGGTGGACTCGTGGACGAGGCCGCTCTTGAAGAGGCCCTCGAAGCAGGCGAAATCGCTGGCGCCGGCATTGACGTGTTCGTCAAGGAACCAGCAACTGACGTGCCATTCTTGGGCCGCGAAAACGTGACCGTAACTCCTCACCTGGGCGCTTCCACGGATGAAGCACAGGAGAAGGCTGGTATTGCGGTTGCCAAGTCTGTGCGCTTGGCACTGGCTGGCGAGTTGGTTCCGGACGCAGTGAACGTTGCCGGCGGCGTGATTGCTTCCGAGGTTCGTCCTGGTATCCCGCTCGTGGAGAAGCTCGGCCGCATTTTCACGGCTCTTGCCACGGACCGCGTGGTCAACGTGGACATTGAAGTTGCCGGTGAAATCGCTTCCCTCGATGTAAAGGCGCTTGAACTCGCTGCTCTCAAGGGTGTCTTCATGGACGTAGTATCCGATTCCGTGTCCTACGTGAACGCGCCGCTTCTTGCCGAACAGCGCGGCATGGCTCACCGCTTGGTGACCACCTCCGTTTCTGAGGAATACCGCAACGTGCTGACCGTTTCCGGTGCTCAAGCCAACGGTGCCCAGATCTCTGTCTCCGGTACGCTCACCGGTCCTAAGCAGATCGAGAAGCTCGTAGCCGTGAACGGTTACGAACTCGAAATGCCGCTATCCGAGCACATGATCGTGTTGCAGTACCAGGACCGCCCCGGCGTGATTGGTAGCTTGGGCTCGCTGTGCGGTGCTGAAGACGTCAACATTGCTGGCATGCAGGTCTCCCGCAGCAAGGCTGGCGAAGCTCTCGCCGTCTTGTCCGTGGACAACGGCCTTCCTGAAGGCTTGCTCGAGCGCGTGCGCGACGGCATTGGCGCCACGGTAACCCGCGAGATCAACCTCAGCGAGTAA
- the bcp gene encoding thioredoxin-dependent thiol peroxidase, which produces MTQASAAPTGHRFTVGQEAPDFQIQDHQGNTVSKQSLLGTRYVLYFYPAANTPACNQQACDFRDHVEDFGTQGLPVYGVSPDSVETLSKFAAKHELNFTVLADPEHEASVAFGTWGEKKNYGRTYEGLIRSTFVINEQGAFDLAQYNVRAKGHVEKLLRDLQNLG; this is translated from the coding sequence ATGACTCAGGCATCAGCAGCTCCCACCGGTCACCGCTTCACGGTAGGTCAAGAAGCTCCCGATTTTCAGATTCAAGACCACCAGGGCAACACCGTCTCCAAGCAGAGCCTTCTCGGCACCCGCTATGTGCTCTACTTCTACCCTGCCGCCAACACGCCCGCCTGCAACCAGCAAGCGTGCGATTTCCGTGATCACGTCGAAGATTTCGGAACGCAGGGGCTGCCCGTCTATGGCGTATCTCCAGATTCGGTGGAGACGCTCTCCAAGTTCGCGGCAAAGCATGAGTTGAATTTCACAGTGTTGGCCGATCCTGAGCATGAGGCTTCGGTGGCTTTTGGCACGTGGGGCGAGAAGAAGAATTACGGCCGCACCTACGAGGGCCTGATCCGATCCACCTTCGTGATCAACGAGCAAGGTGCGTTTGATCTGGCGCAATACAACGTGCGCGCAAAAGGACACGTGGAGAAGTTGCTCCGCGACCTCCAAAATCTCGGTTAG
- a CDS encoding ABC transporter substrate-binding protein produces MALSSDDPQPHGVSRRTLLAWSALGLPTLALTACTGGDGAAGSGTSSTTTQPTIRFQFAVPSYPGSFDPSLGLDVETFRLSRQIFNNLVGVDAETGAPTAELAESWRASEDGLTHRFILRKDVKFHSGMPVTADSIVKNFERWAAMEATESGARRTPFEVVFHHHATVPEDVVPRFRTSSATEEEGTRPSASFYAGARAVSEFEFELTLRRPLTMLIEALTHPGFGIIEPGTWDDEFPTGSGPYRIHSATEQEIVLNAASSYWGGTQTVDQATVKIFRQAHARFSALHRGDVHGYDLVTVEELKTIVQEGRQMLQRDPFAILYLGMNQLNSVLEDQQVRQAAAYAIDNNNVASEFFLRGTNEAKSFLPPSLAIPDPETVYGYDATKAAELLSTSTYRGQEIPFVYPTGTARAYLPQPERIYARIARQLTAAGFSIKPVPMEWNNDYIANIAAGKNPGFHLLGLSGVYRDPDYFLSTLFAQYSDEFGYDSPTVQTMIRDARSTPAGAERTALYGQILETLAVDLPAYPLLYPISALALNNDVVNYPVSPVLDEPFARVEVTPTSP; encoded by the coding sequence GTGGCGTTGAGCAGCGACGATCCTCAACCTCATGGCGTCTCTCGCCGAACTCTCCTTGCTTGGTCCGCTTTAGGACTGCCCACCCTCGCGTTGACTGCGTGCACTGGTGGCGACGGCGCGGCTGGCTCCGGTACTTCTAGTACGACGACGCAGCCCACCATCCGCTTTCAGTTTGCGGTTCCGTCCTACCCCGGTTCCTTTGATCCATCGCTGGGTTTGGACGTCGAGACCTTCCGGTTGTCTCGGCAGATCTTCAACAATCTTGTAGGTGTCGATGCTGAAACCGGCGCCCCAACTGCCGAGCTGGCAGAGTCCTGGAGGGCCAGCGAGGACGGACTGACGCACCGATTTATTCTGCGCAAGGACGTCAAGTTCCATTCGGGAATGCCAGTCACCGCCGATTCCATCGTGAAAAACTTTGAGCGCTGGGCGGCCATGGAAGCCACCGAAAGCGGAGCCCGTCGCACCCCGTTCGAAGTGGTCTTCCACCATCACGCCACCGTGCCAGAAGATGTGGTCCCCCGTTTTCGCACCTCAAGCGCCACGGAGGAAGAAGGCACCCGTCCCTCCGCTAGCTTCTATGCGGGAGCACGCGCGGTATCTGAGTTCGAGTTTGAACTTACGTTACGTCGCCCGCTCACCATGCTGATCGAAGCGCTCACCCACCCAGGTTTCGGAATCATCGAACCGGGAACGTGGGATGACGAATTCCCCACCGGATCCGGCCCCTACCGCATCCACTCCGCAACGGAGCAGGAAATCGTGCTGAACGCGGCGTCGTCGTACTGGGGCGGAACCCAAACCGTGGACCAAGCCACCGTGAAAATCTTCCGCCAAGCGCACGCCCGCTTTAGCGCGCTGCACCGCGGCGACGTTCACGGCTATGACCTGGTCACCGTGGAAGAGCTCAAAACCATCGTCCAAGAGGGTCGGCAGATGCTGCAGCGCGATCCTTTCGCAATCCTCTACTTGGGCATGAACCAGCTCAATTCGGTCCTCGAGGATCAGCAAGTCCGTCAAGCCGCCGCGTACGCCATTGACAACAACAACGTGGCCAGCGAATTCTTCTTGCGCGGCACCAACGAAGCCAAGAGCTTCTTGCCACCCAGCCTCGCGATTCCAGATCCCGAAACGGTGTACGGCTACGACGCTACGAAGGCAGCCGAGCTTCTCTCCACGAGCACCTACCGTGGTCAAGAAATCCCGTTCGTCTACCCCACGGGCACGGCGCGCGCCTATCTTCCCCAGCCAGAGCGCATTTACGCGAGGATTGCTCGTCAGCTCACCGCTGCCGGATTCTCCATCAAGCCAGTGCCGATGGAATGGAACAACGACTACATCGCCAATATTGCTGCCGGAAAAAACCCTGGGTTTCACTTGTTGGGACTCTCCGGCGTCTACCGTGATCCTGACTACTTCTTGTCCACCCTCTTTGCGCAGTATTCTGATGAATTCGGATACGACTCCCCCACTGTTCAAACGATGATTCGTGACGCGCGCTCCACACCGGCCGGCGCCGAACGTACAGCGCTGTACGGGCAGATTCTGGAGACCCTTGCGGTTGATCTTCCCGCATATCCACTGCTCTACCCGATCTCCGCGTTGGCTCTGAACAACGATGTGGTGAACTACCCGGTAAGCCCTGTCCTGGATGAACCCTTCGCTCGCGTCGAGGTGACTCCCACGAGCCCGTAA
- the metG gene encoding methionine--tRNA ligase: MTEQQSTTVQKPFYITTAISYPNGDPHLGHAYEFIATDAMARFKRLDGFEVFFLTGTDEHGQKMLQTATKEGLTPRQLAQRNSDRFQRAQQGLGISFDRFIRTTDPDHLVACQDIWRKMEANGDIYLDKYAGWYSVRDEAFYIEDDTEIRDGVRYSKETGTEVEWTEEESYFFRLSKYQDKLLELYKNQPDFGAPRSRFNEVIRFVERGLEDLSISRTTFDWGIPVPGNDKHVMYVWVDALTNYLTGVGYPDKDSELFKKFWPADVHVIGKDISRFHAIYWPAFLMSAKIELPKRIMIHGHLHNNGIKMSKSLGNVVSPEDWVTSYGLDQMRFFLLREVPFGADGNYSHDAIVGRMNSDLANNLGNLAQRSLSMVAKNLGGVVPEPGEFTDADQEILAKAAELLGVSRTFYETQEFSRALEATWAVLGDTNAYFAEQEPWVLRKTDPARMATVLYVTLEVLRRVSLLVQPIMPDSASLLLDALGQSEGAGRTFAAFDVPLAAGTQLPAPQPIFPKYEEPAE, translated from the coding sequence GTGACTGAGCAGCAATCAACTACCGTGCAGAAGCCGTTCTACATTACGACGGCGATTTCCTATCCGAACGGTGACCCTCACTTGGGCCACGCTTACGAGTTCATTGCCACTGACGCAATGGCACGTTTTAAGCGTTTGGACGGGTTCGAGGTCTTCTTCCTCACCGGAACGGACGAGCACGGTCAGAAGATGCTCCAGACCGCTACCAAAGAGGGCCTGACGCCTCGCCAGCTCGCGCAGCGAAATTCTGATCGCTTCCAGCGTGCTCAGCAGGGCTTGGGCATCAGCTTCGATCGCTTCATCCGCACCACGGATCCCGATCACTTGGTGGCGTGTCAGGATATTTGGCGCAAGATGGAAGCCAACGGCGACATCTACCTCGACAAGTACGCTGGCTGGTACTCCGTGCGCGACGAAGCCTTCTACATTGAAGATGACACCGAGATCCGCGATGGTGTGCGGTACTCGAAGGAAACCGGTACTGAGGTGGAATGGACCGAAGAAGAGTCTTACTTCTTCCGCCTTTCCAAGTACCAGGACAAGCTTCTGGAGCTCTACAAGAACCAGCCCGATTTCGGTGCACCCCGCTCACGCTTCAACGAAGTGATTCGCTTCGTGGAACGCGGACTCGAGGACCTGTCGATCTCCCGCACCACCTTTGACTGGGGCATTCCGGTCCCTGGCAATGACAAGCACGTGATGTACGTGTGGGTGGATGCTCTTACGAACTACCTCACCGGTGTGGGGTACCCGGATAAGGATTCCGAGCTTTTCAAGAAGTTCTGGCCAGCCGATGTTCACGTAATCGGTAAGGACATCTCTCGCTTCCACGCCATCTACTGGCCAGCGTTCTTGATGTCCGCCAAGATCGAGCTGCCCAAGCGCATCATGATCCACGGCCACCTACACAACAACGGCATCAAGATGTCCAAGTCCCTCGGAAACGTAGTTTCACCTGAGGACTGGGTGACTTCCTACGGCCTTGACCAGATGCGCTTCTTCCTCTTGCGTGAAGTGCCTTTTGGCGCGGATGGAAACTACTCCCACGATGCAATCGTGGGCCGCATGAACTCCGACCTCGCCAACAACCTGGGCAACTTGGCGCAGCGTTCCCTATCCATGGTGGCGAAGAACCTGGGCGGAGTTGTTCCGGAGCCGGGCGAATTTACGGACGCGGATCAGGAGATTCTGGCGAAAGCTGCTGAGCTCTTGGGCGTTTCCCGCACGTTCTACGAAACGCAGGAATTTAGCCGTGCTCTGGAAGCTACGTGGGCGGTTCTTGGTGACACCAACGCGTACTTCGCCGAGCAGGAGCCGTGGGTGCTCCGCAAGACGGATCCCGCGCGTATGGCAACGGTCTTGTACGTGACACTTGAGGTGTTGCGTCGCGTGTCTTTGCTGGTTCAGCCCATCATGCCGGACTCAGCGAGCTTGTTGCTGGACGCCCTCGGACAGTCCGAAGGCGCCGGACGCACCTTCGCGGCTTTTGATGTTCCGCTGGCCGCCGGCACTCAGCTTCCTGCCCCACAGCCGATCTTCCCCAAGTATGAGGAGCCGGCAGAGTAA
- a CDS encoding acetolactate synthase large subunit, protein MSQGKPVSPQQAAKAAGWSKDPAPVSSAVEASSLIQGPNNIVAPTEMTGSQAIVRSLEELGVTDVFGLPGGAILPTYDPLMDSSKINHILVRHEQGAGHAAQGYAMVTGEVGVCIATSGPGATNLVTPIADAHMDSVPLVAITGQVNSAFIGTDAFQEADIVGITMPITKHAFLVTNPNDIPRVMAEAFYIASSGRPGPVLVDISKDAQQAKMTFEWPPKIDLPGYRTVVRGHAKQVREAAKLIAAAERPVFYVGGGVIKGHASVELKELAELVGAPVATTLMARGAFPDSHEQHVGMPGMHGSVSAVTALQQADLLITLGARFDDRVTGVLESFAPNAKVIHADIDPAEISKNRTADVPIVGSVKEIIPELREAVEQAFAESGRPDISAWWATLNRIRETYPIGWTPTEDGLTAPQNVIQRIGELTGPEAVYVAGVGQHQMWAAQFVKYERPHQWLNSGGLGTMGYSVPAAMGAKVGNPDRVVWAIDGDGCFQMTNQELATCVINNIPIKVAVINNSSLGMVRQWQTLFYDGRYSNTDLNTGAGTVRVPDFVKLADAYGMVGLRCERDEDIDATIQKALEINDRPVLIDFVVSRDAMVWPMVPSGVSNDDIQVARGMTPTWEEED, encoded by the coding sequence ATGAGTCAGGGAAAACCTGTGAGTCCGCAACAGGCAGCTAAGGCTGCTGGGTGGTCCAAGGATCCTGCTCCGGTCTCTTCCGCCGTGGAAGCGTCGTCCCTTATTCAAGGGCCGAACAACATAGTTGCTCCCACGGAGATGACTGGCTCACAAGCCATCGTCCGCTCATTGGAAGAACTGGGCGTCACAGACGTCTTTGGGTTGCCAGGTGGAGCTATCCTCCCCACCTACGACCCGCTCATGGACTCGTCCAAGATCAACCACATCTTGGTCCGTCATGAGCAAGGAGCTGGCCACGCCGCGCAAGGCTACGCCATGGTCACCGGAGAAGTCGGCGTGTGCATTGCCACGTCTGGCCCCGGAGCTACCAACCTCGTCACCCCGATCGCCGACGCGCACATGGACTCTGTCCCGCTCGTCGCAATCACCGGTCAGGTCAACAGCGCTTTCATCGGCACCGACGCCTTCCAAGAAGCGGACATCGTGGGCATCACGATGCCTATCACCAAGCACGCGTTTTTGGTGACCAACCCTAATGACATCCCACGCGTCATGGCCGAAGCGTTCTACATCGCCTCCTCCGGACGCCCAGGACCGGTCTTGGTGGATATCTCCAAGGATGCCCAGCAGGCCAAGATGACCTTCGAATGGCCACCCAAGATCGATTTGCCCGGCTACCGCACCGTGGTCCGCGGCCACGCCAAGCAGGTTCGCGAAGCTGCGAAACTGATTGCTGCGGCAGAACGTCCCGTGTTCTACGTGGGCGGCGGTGTGATCAAGGGTCACGCCTCCGTCGAACTGAAGGAACTGGCCGAGCTCGTGGGCGCACCTGTTGCCACCACGCTGATGGCTCGCGGCGCCTTCCCTGACTCGCACGAACAGCACGTCGGCATGCCTGGCATGCACGGCTCGGTGTCCGCTGTGACCGCTCTTCAGCAGGCTGACCTGCTGATTACCCTCGGCGCGCGCTTCGATGACCGCGTGACCGGTGTCTTGGAGTCTTTCGCTCCAAACGCCAAGGTCATCCACGCTGACATTGATCCGGCAGAAATTTCCAAGAACCGCACCGCCGATGTTCCCATCGTGGGCTCGGTCAAGGAGATCATCCCGGAGCTTCGCGAAGCTGTGGAGCAGGCCTTCGCAGAATCCGGTCGCCCGGATATCTCCGCTTGGTGGGCAACGCTCAACCGCATCCGCGAGACCTACCCCATCGGTTGGACCCCCACCGAAGACGGTCTCACGGCTCCGCAGAACGTCATCCAGCGCATTGGCGAACTCACCGGCCCCGAGGCTGTCTACGTTGCAGGCGTGGGCCAGCACCAGATGTGGGCTGCTCAATTCGTCAAATACGAGCGCCCTCACCAGTGGCTGAACTCCGGCGGCTTGGGAACCATGGGTTACTCAGTGCCAGCGGCCATGGGCGCCAAGGTCGGCAACCCGGACCGCGTGGTCTGGGCCATCGATGGCGACGGTTGCTTCCAGATGACCAACCAAGAGTTGGCTACCTGCGTTATCAACAACATCCCCATCAAGGTTGCTGTCATCAACAACTCCTCGCTGGGCATGGTGCGTCAGTGGCAGACCCTCTTCTACGATGGCCGCTACTCCAACACGGACCTGAACACGGGTGCCGGCACGGTACGCGTTCCTGACTTCGTAAAGTTGGCAGACGCTTACGGCATGGTGGGCTTGCGTTGCGAACGCGACGAAGACATCGATGCCACCATCCAAAAGGCCCTCGAGATCAATGACCGCCCTGTGCTCATTGACTTTGTGGTGAGCCGGGACGCGATGGTGTGGCCGATGGTCCCGTCCGGCGTCTCCAACGATGACATTCAAGTTGCCCGCGGCATGACTCCTACGTGGGAAGAAGAGGACTAA